In one window of Helianthus annuus cultivar XRQ/B chromosome 17, HanXRQr2.0-SUNRISE, whole genome shotgun sequence DNA:
- the LOC110925068 gene encoding uncharacterized protein LOC110925068: MECLEKDKQFQEFKKYTDNIKYDFNDVKEAYETLSRSIKMIKKESVENDKATKLFKETDMEKQMEINIHLDTIASLKKELELMRIEKERVDKKLISYISSSYKSPDGVEAALNLKLGTVENELPENIDVTFSPSDTDNESQVIKTIVEQVLDEESDNSDFGTVKTHLENSNSDSEDDGNFLDKFIPKSDKVVNDDSIMVAYTMSRTDRLYTDFEFPIQNAKLENVEKVFKLVEIDISEVNNNAFLSKSKKSFVKQQPNNPGKKEWMGNNGYNKRHGNNSKKKGVSFEKKMAKKEVKPKEKLSDVFVAGKNTVAEKDYIFSQKAVDDFNAAKKLKDETNRSTFVEYDKRVCYHCNEIGHMAKQCVKEIEKPVFQKPKPKISNDVKGKTTMVPVVRILKRDESLKSEDKPKSTFEIGESSKTQKTSKVYPKTKIFPNQSWVEKPKQSFEEEKMKKVLKSEVVVTNNEKFEFELNKLIEEFPPIKEETLKSKYVPEVPNVIFNLLKVDQVACDLVFGASEVIISKWIMDSGASRHMTEMLALLYDVKSINRGYVGFAGTQGGRIVREGILTNGVVTFDKVNYIIELENNLLSISQICDKSFIVHFTKNECLIIKPGFKIPEDMLLMRAPRENDLYVLDMSVATTSDKKPKCFVTITKATEKESRMWHRKMGHIHVREMNFLVHNDLVEGVNLKHLNDVCVECKKGKQMKNSHRKKLLNSIILPLERLHMDRFGPVHEKSVSGDLYSLVLTDDYTRFSWVMCL, from the exons atggagtgtcttgaaaaagacaaacaGTTTCAAGAATTTAAGAAATATACTGACAACATAAAATATGATTTTAATGATGTGAAAGAAGCTTATGAAACTTTATCACGTTCAATCAAAATGATTAAAAAGGAAAGTGTAGAAAATGATAAAGCTACTAAGTTGTTCAAAGAAACTGACATGGAAAAGCAGATGGAAATTAACATTCATTTGGACACAATCGCATCTTTGAAAAAGGAACTTGAGTTGATGCGTATTGAAAAAGAAAGAGTTGATAAGAAATTGATCAGTTATATTTCTTCATCTTat aaatctccagatggggtggaagcagCTTTGAATCTCAAGTTGGGAACTGTAGAGAATGAGTTACCTGAAAacattgatgttacattttctcCATCTGACACTGACAACGAGTCACAAGTGATTAAAACTATTGTTGAACAAGTGTTGGATGAAGAAAGTGATAACTCAGATTTCGGTACAGTTAAAACTCATTTGGAGAATTccaattctgattctgaagatgatgGAAACTTTTTGGATAAGTTCATACCAAAATCAGATAAAGTTGTGAATGATGATTCGATCATGGTGGCATACACGATGAGCAGAACTGACAGACTATATACTGATTTTGAATTTCCGATTCAGAATGCAAAATTggaaaatgttgaaaaagtgttCAAACTTGTGGAAATTGATATTTCAGAAGTTAACAACAATGCATTTTTATCAAAATCGAAAAAATCTTTTGTGAAACAACAACCAAACAACCCGGGAAAGAAAGAATGGATGGGTAACAATGGTTACAACAAAAGACATGGTAACAATTCTAAAAAGAAAGGTGTcagttttgagaagaaaatggctAAAAAAGAGGTCAAGCCAAAAGAAAAGTTGAGCGATGTATTTGTTGCGGGAAAGAACACAGTTGCTGAAAAAGATTATATCTTTAGTCAGAAAGCAgttgacgatttcaatgcagccaaaaagttgaaagatgagaCCAACAGATCcacttttgtcgaatatgacaaaagagtCTGTTATCACTGCAATGAAATTGGTCACATGGCCAAACAGTGTGTTAAAGAGATTGAAAAACCTGTTTTTCAGAAACCCAAACCTAAGATTTCAAATGATGTTAAGGGTAAAACAACGATGGTTCCCGTAGTGCGTATTTTGAAACGCGATGAATCTTTGAAGTCCGAGGACAAGCCAAAATCAACCTTTGAGATTGGTGAATCTTCGAAAACTCAAAAGACTTCAAAGGTTTATCCTAAAACCAAGATTTTTCCAAATCAATCATGGGTGGAGAAACCTAAGCAATCATTTGAAGAAgagaaaatgaaaaaggttttaaaaTCTGAGGTCGTTGTAACTAACAATGAAAAATTTGAGTTTGAATTGAACAAACTGATTGAAGAATTTCCACCAATCAAGGAGGAAActctaaaatcaaaatatgtacCTGAAGTTCCAAATGTTATCTTTAATCTTCTAAAAGTTGACCAAGTGGCTTGTGATCTTGTATTTG GGGCTTCCGAGGTCATCATCTCCAAGTGGATCATGGATAGCGGCGCCTCAAGGCATATGACGGAAATGTTAGCATTGCTTTATGATGTCAAATCAATCAACAGAGGATATGTGGGATTTGCAGGAACGCAGGGAGGAAGAATCGTTCGTGAAGGAATTCTTACCAATGGAGTTGTAACGTTTGATAAAGTGAACTACATCATTGAACTTGAAAACAATCTGTTGAGCATATCGCAGATTTGTGACAAGTCGTTCATAGTTCATTTTACAAAAAATGAGTGTTTGATCATTAAACCAggttttaaaattccagaagatatgTTGTTGATGCGAGCTCCTCGTGAAAACGATTTGTATGTTCTAGACATGAGCGTCGCAACAACATCAGACAAAAAGCCAAAATGTTTTGTAACTATAACAAAAGCAACTGAAAAGGAATCAAGAATGTGGCATCGTAAGATGGGTCACATTCATGTGAGAGAAATGAATTTCTTAGTTCACAATGATCTTGTTGAAGGAGTTAATTTGAAACATCTGAATGATGTTTGTGTAGAATGCAAAAAGGGGAAGCAAATGAAGAATTCACATCGAAAGAAGCTCTTGAACTCAATCATACTACCGCTAGAAAGACTCCACATGGATCGTTTTGGACCGGTACATGAGAAGAGCGTAAGTGGAGATCTGTACAGTCTTGTGCTAACTGACGACTatacaagattttcatgggtgaTGTGTCTCTAA